Below is a window of bacterium DNA.
CGTGGCGGCGGTCAGGCCCTGCTGCGCCAGCTCCAGCCGCCGCGGCGTCACGTTCAGTTCGGGCTTGCCGGGCTGGTCGCTGGTCTGCACCTCGACGAGCCGGGCGCCGAACGCACCATCCTCGTGAGCTGCCGGCGGCCGCCAGCAGCTGCGTCGGGTCATCGGCCGTGATCTCGATCCCGAGGTCGGACCTGGCGACGCGCTTCTTCGCCGACCGCCGACACCGACAGGCGCATCGGGGACGCCCGCCAGTTCGGGGCGCAGCACGTTCATGAACGCGTTGACGCCCAGCGAACGCCTTGACCGGCTTCAGGCGGACAAGGACCGCCGCATCCTCGATGCCCCGCGCCTGCCGCCGACCTTCACCATCACGCCTTCCACCTCGGGGTGGGCGCCGGCAATGGAATATGCCACGCGGTCGGCCACCTCGCCGGAACGGGACAGGCTCGTGCCCTCGGGTGCCCGATGAGCTCCTGCACTGGCCCCGGGTCGGTGGTCGGGATGAACTCGCCGCCCACGAAGCGGAACAGCATCAGGCTGCCGACCAGGACCAGGGATGTCACGGCCAGCGGCACCCACTTGCGGTCCAGCGACCAGGCCAGCGAGCGGCCGCACGCCGCGGCCAGGCCGTCGTAAGCCCGGTTCCAGCCCCGGGCCAGCCGGGCGCCCAGGCCTTCGCCGTGCCCGACTCCCT
It encodes the following:
- a CDS encoding efflux RND transporter permease subunit produces the protein MLASTSSVVVFTPIAFMSGVIGRIFLQFGLTVVYATMFSLVVSFTLVPMLAARMIRPGQGVGHGEGLGARLARGWNRAYDGLAAACGRSLAWSLDRKWVPLAVTSLVLVGSLMLFRFVGGEFIPTTDPGPVQELIGHPRARACPVPARWPTAWHIPLPAPTPRWKA